The genomic window GCTCCGGCTACCACCAGGTCCTGCAGACGATCCTCCCGGTGCGCTACGGCGGTTCGTACGGCAACGGGTCCGAGACGTGGAACGTGCTCGTCGACCATCCGGTCACCGAGAACCTGCCGTCGAGCTTCGGGACCGAGTCGTCGAACCAGTACTCGATCGTGGCCCCGAAGTCGGGCGCGACGCAGCTGGTCCGTGGCAGCCGCTCGGGCGCGAGCGTGGTCACCTGGGCTCGAACCGGCCGCGTCGTGAGCCTGAACATGGCCGCCGAGTACAGCGATCGCGAGGTCTGGAACGCCGACCTCGACCAGCTCTTCGTCGACGCGGTGGGGTTCGTGGCGAAGCGTTGAATCGATTCACGGGGGATGAACCGACCGGACGGCGCGCGGAGCCGACTTCCGCCGCGGAAGCGCTGTCCGCCGAGCCCGACTTCCGCCGCCGAAGCGCACCCACGCAGAACGGGGCCCCGCCACCGCGGAGCCCCGTTCCCCTGGACCGACGATGACGAGCCGCGACCTCAGTCGCTGCTGCCCATCATCTCCTCCTTCAGCTCCTCGTAGTCGAGCTCGTACGACGGCTTCTCCTCGCCGTCCTCGAGGAGGAAGTGGTTCATCCAGCGCTGCAGGCGCAGCGAGTAGTCGAGCTTGCCGGCGGCCTTGCGGTTGCCGTGACCCTCGCCGGGGTACCACACCAGGCGCACGGGCGCGTCGGCCATGTGCTCGAAGTACCGGTACATGATCATCGACTGGGTCGGGTGCACGCGCGGATCGTCCTTGCCGTGCAGGATCAGCAACGGGGTCTCGCTACCCTTGGCGTGGTAGATCGGGCTGCGCTCGAGGAAGAAGTCCCAGTCGGTGTAGACCTTGCGCGGGTTCTGGTGCACGAGCTGCGACTCACGCGGGATGTCGGTGGTGCCGAACTTCGAGTACTGCTCGCTGATGCCGACGAACATCACGCTGGCCTGGAAGTGCTCGCTGAGCTTCGTGGCACCCCAGGCGCTGGCGTAGCCGCCGTAGCTGCCACCGGTGATGCCCACGCGGCCCTCTTCGACCATCCCCAGCTCGATCAGGTCGTTCACGCCGTCGACGACGTCGTCGAACTCCTTGCCGCCGGGATCACCCTGGCTGGTCATGGTGAAGTCATAGCCCCGGCCGGTGCTGCCGCGGTAGTTCGGGTACCACACGAAGTAGCCCTGCGCGGCCATGTACTGCCCGGGACGCGAGTACCAGGTCTTCCAGCCGTTGCGCTCATGGGCCTCGGGTCCGCCGTGGATCACCGCGACCAGCGGATAGACGACGCCGTGCTGGTAGTCGACCGGCTGGATCAGGATGCCGTGCAGCTCCATGCCGTCACGCGCGGTCCAGGTGTGCACGGTCTGGTCGCCGAGGTCGATCTCGCTCAGCCACTCGTTGTGGACGGTCGCCCGCTCGGGATCCTGTGCCGTGCGACCCACGAACACCTCACCCGGATGTTCGGGGCTTTCGCCGACGAAGGCCATGTGCTCGCCGTCGTCGGTCACGCTCATCGACAGGAGCACGGGCTGGCCCTCGTCGACCAGCACGTTCGGCTCGCCGCCGCTCGCGGCGATCTCGCCCACCTGCGTGTGCACGTTGCTGTCGAGCAGGTAGAGGATCGTGTCGTCGTCCCTCCACGCGACGCCGTTCACGTGACCCTCCACACCGGGCATCAGGTTGGTCGGCTCGCCGCCGGTGGCGCGGGCAACCATGAGCTGTCCCTCGGCGGGATCGTGGATGTCGACGGCACCGATGAACGCCACGTGCTCGCCGTCGGGGCTGAAGGCCGCCTGGCCCAGCTTGCCCTCGGTCTCGATCTGGCCGGCGATGTCGCCGGTCACCAGGTCGACCAGCGTGTACGTGCGGAACATGTAGTGCAGGTCGATCCGCGAGTCCTCGGCGATGCTCACGAGCACGTGGTCGTGGCCGGGTCGGTAGTGCAGGTCGTCGGGATGTCCCTCGAGCTCGATGTGGCGCGGGTCCAGGTCACCGTCGGTGCGGAAGTCGTCGAGGTCGACGTTCACCACGTACAGCTGATTGTTCTTGATGTTCTCCTCGTAGAACTCCATGTCGAAGCCCTGTTCCTCGAGCTCCTCCTCGCGCTCGGTCTCGCCCTCGCGCGCCAGGAAGGCCACGCGGGTGCCGTCGTCGTTGAACGCGTACTCGGCGATGCTCTCGTCGTGCTCGAGGATCTTGCGGGCCTCGCCACCGCTCGCGCTGATCACGTACAGCGAGCGGTTGTCGTCGCCCTCGCGCTCCGAGAGGAAGGCGACGTGCGAGCCGTCGGGCGTCCAGCTCACGCTGCTGACGCTGACCTCGCCGGTGACGAAGGGACGACTCTCGCCGGCCTCGACGTCGTAGACGTGCAGCTCGACCCAGTTCGGACCGTTGTCGTCGACCATCGGCTCGCGGGGCACGCTGAGCGTGTAGGCCACGTGGCTGCCGTCGGGCGAGATCGCGGCCGAACGCACCGACTGGATCTTGGCGACGTCGAACGGCGTCATGCCGCGGGCCTGCACGTTCGACGCGGCGAACGTCAGTCCGAGCGCGAGGGCCATCGTGAGCGACGCACGGAATCGATTCCGCATGGCGTTTCCTTCGGATGGGAGTGGGGCAGAAAGGGTTGTTCGGCGGGCCCTGACGAGGGTCTCCGGCCTTCGGATTCGGAATCCAAAGGGTAGGACGGCCCCGCGCGCGGAGCAACTCGCCACGCTGCGGAACCTGCGACACCGGAAGGGGTTCAGTCGCCCGGCCGGACCTGGCCGCAGGTGTCCACGTGCCGGGCGTGCTGGCAGCGGATCACCTCGTTGTGGAACAGAGCCTCGGTCACCACGCCCACGAACTGGGCCTCGGCTCCGTGCAGACGGAATGCGGGCCCGCCGCACAGTCCGGCCAGCCGCCCCGGCATGACCGCGCCCTCCATCAACGCCGAGAAGCGACGCGCCACGGTTTTCTCGACCACGAACGAGTACTGCACCTGCGCCGGCCATTGGTCCTGCGGGAATCCCAGGACGGTCACGCGATCCCCCGGTTCGGCAGCCGGTGCCGGCCAGTGGAGGGGGTTGTGGAAGGTCCATTCGTCGCCGAGGTGCACGAGCTCCTCGGGCTCGAGCCGTAGCGTGGCCAGATCGTGTCGTCGATCGATGCACAGCAGCCGGTCGGAGAGGTCGTCGACCTTCATGTTCCCGAGCCACACCTCGGCGCCGGGATCGCTGCGGAAGCGCTCGAGACACTCGTCGACGACGTGCGCGACGGTCACCGCGAAGGGACGGTCGATCCACAGCAACGACGCACTGGCGTTGCGGATCGGTCCGGTGCCTTCGTGTTGCGACGGGACCAGGGCGATGGGAAGGGAATGGCTGCGAAGGCCGGGCGCGGCACTCATGGCCAACAGGCTAGGCCGTCGTCGCGACCTCGCCAGCGATGCGCTGCAATCGTTCCCAGAGGTCTTCGACGTGCCGCCGCTGGGTGCGCGCGTTGCCCACGGCCATGCGCAGGGCGAAGCGCGGGTCGCCGCCGCGCTGGACCACGGTGTGCGACACGAAGGAACGGCCGTCCTCGTTCAATCGGTCCATGATCGCGGTGTTGTGCGCCCGCAGCGCGTCCTCGTCGCCGGCCATGGCGGGCGGCACGTGGCGGTACAGCACCGTGCTCATGGGCGCCGGAACGAGGCGTTCCCAGTCCTCGCTCGCATCGATCCAGCCGGCGAAGACAGCGGCCAGGTCGACGTGGTGTTCGATCAACGCCGCAATCCGGTCCCGACCGAACCAGCGCAGCACGAACCACAGCTTCAGCGATCGGAAGCGGCGGCCGAGCGCCACGCCGTAGTCCATGAGATTGCGCGCGACGTCGTCCTCGGGCGTCATCAGGTAGGGCGGCACCAGCGAGAACGCGGCGCGGAAGGCGCTCGCATCGCGGTAGAGCAGCACGCTGCAGTCCATGGGCACGAACAGCCACTTGTGCGGATTGACCACCAGACTGTCGGCGCGGTCGACGCCGTCGAGCACCCAGCGGAAGCGTTCGCTCGCCGCCATGGCGCCACCGTAGGCCGCGTCGACGTGCAACCACAGGCCTTCCTCGGCGCACACGTCGGCGATGGCCGCCACCGGATCGACCGACGTGGTCGAGGTCGTGCCCGTGGTCGCCACCACGGCCATCGGGACCACGCCGTGCACGCGGTCCTCGGCGATCGCCGCGCGCAGGGTCGCCGGGTCGAGGCGGAAGTCGTCGTCGACGGCCACGCGCCGGCATCCCTCCACGCCCAGCCCGAGCACGATGCACGCCCGCTCGACCGAGCTGTGTGCCTCTTCACTGCAGTACACGCGCAGGGGCGGACGCCCGGCGAGGCCCTTCTCGCGCACCGCGCCGTCGGTGATCCGGTGCCGCGCGGCGGCCAGCGCAACGAGCGTGCTCGTGCTGGCCGTGTCCTCGATGTGGCCCTCGAACCGTTCCGGAATCCCCAACAGATCGCGCACCCAGGAACAGGTACGGAGTTCCAGTTCGGTGGCCGCCGGTCCGGTGCGCCAGAGCATGGCGTTGTCGTTCAGGGTGGCGATCAGCGTCTCGGCCAGGATGCCCGGACCGCTGCCGGTGTTCGAGAAGTAGGCGTGGAAGCCGGGGTGGTTCCAGTGCGTCGTGGCCGGCACGATCAGACGGTCGAAGTCCGCCAGGATCGTGTCCATCGACTCGCCGTGTTCGGGAGCCCGCGCGGGAAGTTGCGCCGAGACCTCGCCCGGGCGCACCTTGGCGAGCACCGGCAGGTCCTCGACGCGGCCGACGAAGTCGGCGATCCAGTCGGCCACGGCGTGGGCGTGCCGCCGCAACTCGTCGGGGTGCATGTCGTTGGTCTCGACGGATTCGTCCATGCGCAGGTCCTTCGTTCGGTCGCCGACGTTCGGTCGTCCCGATGGTAGTGGCAGCCGCGACGCCTGACGACCCACACCCCTCCCCGGAAGCCCCCGCATGCAGGACCTCGTCCGCACCGAGATCCGCCCGCCGCTGGCACGCATCACCATCCGCGGCCGGCGTCACCTCGACGGCCCGCTGGTCGACGCCCTGCACCGGGCCTGGGACGCCGTCGACACACGCGACGACCTGGAACTCGTGTCCTTCGACAACGAGGGCGACGACTTCCTGGTCGGCGTCGACGGCCGGTGGGTGGTCGAACGCATGGAAGCCGACGACCTGGCGGCGATCGAGGACTTCGTGCGCAACGGCCAGGGCTTCCTCCGGCGGCTCGACTCCGCACGCCCACGCACGCTGGCCCGCGTGCGCGGCTTCGCCACCGGCGCCGGAGCCGAGTGGATCGCCGCTTGCGACGCCGTCGTGGCCACGCCCGACGCCCGCATCGGCCTGCCCGAGACGGGCCTGGGCATCCATCCCGCGCTGGGGGGAACGCAGCGGTTGCCGCGGCGGATCGGCTTCGCGGCCGCCCGCTGGGCGATCCTCACCGGGACCTACGTGAGCGCGGCCGGCGCGCGCACCCTGGGCCTGGTCGACGGCCTCGACGACGAGGACGACCGGACGGCCGCCACCGCCAGCGCGTGTCGGGCCGCACGCGTCGCGCGGGCGCCGCACCGCCGCGAGGGACTCGATGACGCCCTGCTGCGCGCCTTCGAACACCGCACCCTGCCCGAACTCTGCGGCGGGCCCCGTCCAGACGATCCCCCCGATCTGCAGCGCGCCCTGCGCCGCGTCGCCCGCCGGGCTCCGGTGGCGCTGCGCGTGGCCGACACCCTGCTCCACCTGTCGACGGAGACCGAACTCGAGCAAGGACTGCAGCGCGAGGTCGACGAACTGGCGACGGTCTACGCGACCCGCGACGCACTGGCGGGGATGCGGGCGAGCGCAGCCGGGCGCCGCGCCACCCGCTTCCACGGTCACTGAGCCGTCGACCGGTCGGGCTTCGGCACGATCTCGAGCGACGTGCGGGTCGAGTGTCCCGCCACGTCGGGCAGGTACATGGCCATCGCCCGCGCCGGCGCCACGTGGAACACACCCGGCGACTCGGCCACGAGCTCGTACTCGATCACGTGCTCGCCCTCGGACAATGCGTCCAGGAAGAAGGCCGTGCGGTCGTCGCGCACCTCGCGGTGGCCCGACGTCCGGCCGAACGACGTGAAGCCGCTACGCTGTTCGAGCGGCTCGGCGCCCGCCGGACGCGGATCCTCCACGATCAGGAAGTCGACGTCGTGGTCGAGGTCCAGACGCAGCCGCACGCGCAGACGGTCGCCGCTGCGCACGGTGTCGCCGTCGTCGAGCGGAACCTCGAAGTCGACCACACCGGCACCGAGGGTCCGGCGCGGATCCAGACGCACGACCTCGCGCTCGATGCGGACCACGTTGCCCGCCGCCTCGATCTCGCGCGCGCGGCTGAAGGCGTCGGCCTCGTAGGTCACATAGGCGCGGCCGGTGCCCTCGAGTTCGAGCTCGAGGGCGCCGCCGTCGAGCACCGTGGCCGGAAGCGCGAAGCGGCCGCCGCCGTCGACCACCTCGTCCGGACGCACACGCACCCGCACGAGTTCGTCGCCGTCCTGGCGGGCCACGAAGGTGTAGTCGGGCGTCAGCTCGTCGCTGCCGCGCAGGTGATCGCACAGGGCGTACAACGCGTGCGCGCTGCTGCGCGTGCTGTCCCACTGGTGCCCGCGACGGTTGAGCACCAGCCACCGGGCCACGGCGTCGCGACGCGGATGGTCGGGATCGATCTCGACCATGGCCTGCAGCGCGAACGACGTGGTCTCGACCGCACCGCGGCCACGCCACCAGTAGTTGCTGGTCACACCCCAGTGCGCGGTGTCGACGTCCGGATCGAGGCGCACGTCGTTCTCGAGCGTGCGCAGCAGCGTGGCGGCACGGTCGCTCGCCCCGAAGTGGTGCAGGGCGATCGCCGTCAGCGCCCGCGCGTAGGGTGTGAGCTCGTCGCGGCGGTCGAGCAGATCGTTCGCCCAGCGGCGCATGGCGTCGTCGGGGCGCGCGTCGCCGTGCAACGCGACGTCGGCGCGGGCGAGCGCGACGAGTGCATAGGACAGGTCGTCGGAACGCGACTCGATCCGGGAGATCTCGGCCCGGAGCGCTTCGCGACCACGGCGCAGGACTTCGCGGTCGACGTCGACGCCCGCGTCTTCAGCCTCGGCCAACGCCACGAGCACGTGGGCCGTCACGTAGGGGTGCGTCGGCCGGTCGCGGCCACCCCACCAGCTCCAACCGCCCTGACCGTTCTGAAGGGCGGCGATGCGATCGAGACCGTCGGCGATCCTGGCGTCGAGCTCGGGATCGAAGCGATCACTGCGCACACCCAGCCGTTCGACCACCGCGCGCACGGCCACCGCGGGCACGAAGCGCGACAGCGTCTGCTCGACGCAGCCGTAGGGATAGTCGGCCAGCGCGGGCAGAGCATCGATGGCCGCCGACAGCATGGTGGGCGCGACCGTCAGCGTGACCACCTCGCTGCCCGGCAGGCGCTCGTCGATCGACGGGAAGGACATCGACGCCCGGCCCGGTCCGACCTCGCGCACCGAGGCCACGTGCAGTCCGGTCCCGAAGGGCAGCAGCTCCACGGTGCGGCGCATCGCGTCCTCACCCTGCTCGCTGCGCACCGCCACCTGCACGTCGACCGCTCCGGGTTCCACGCCGGTGATCCGTCCCTGCTCGTCGCGGACGAGTTCGAAGGACCCCAGTTCGAAGGGAACGCCCAGGTCGAAGTCCACGCGGGCCTGTCCGTGTGCCGGCACGAGCACCGATTCGACCCGAGGGCCGTCGGTCAACCGCTCGACCTCGAGCTGGACAGCCGCCTTCGTCTCGGTGTCGGTCTCGTTGTGCACGATCGCCGCCACCGTGAAGCGATCGTCGGCCCGGAACACGCGCGGATGCTGCAGGCGCACCATCATCGGCTTGCGCGTGCGCGTGGTGGTCTTCGCCGTGCCGACGCGGGTCTGCGGATCGACGGCCAGGACGAAGGCGTTCCACTGCGTGAGCGACTCGGCCAGCGGCACGTCGACGGTGGCCTCGCCGTCGGCATCGGTGGTCACGCCGGTGCGCCACAGGACGGTGGTGCGGAAGTCGGTGCGGACCGAGGCGGGGGTGAACGGCTCCGCGGCTCCCACGTCGTCGGCGACCGACCGGGCCACACGGACGTCGAAGGCGTCGGGGGCCGCGCTCGCCTCCATCATCCGAGTTCCGCGCCGTTGCATGCCGCCACCCTTCTGCCCGATGTCGGCCACCTCCTCGTCCTCGTCGCCCGGCTCGAGCTCCACGTACCCGCCGTGGCGCGCGGCCATCGACTGCGGCACGGCCGCGCGCTCGCGCGGGAAGGCCCGCAGTTCCTGCAGGGGATCGAGTCGCGGGCGCGGGGCGACCTCGAGCAGCGCCTGGTCGACCACCGCGATCGAGAAGGTCGTCGACACGGGATCACCGTTGGCGTCGAGGGCCTTCACGCGCAGCGACGCGTCGGTGCCGGGCGCGAAGTGTTCGCCGGCGAACTCCAGCTCCAGGTCGAGCAGCTTCGACGCCGGAGGCGCGACCACCGTCACCGACGCCCGGTGCACGCGGAAGTCGCCCACGCGCGTGGCCTGGATCTCGAATTCGGGACGGTGCCGGTCGTCGAGTTCGATCTCCAGGAGACGCGAGGTTCCGTTCAAGCGCACGACCTCGGCCTCGGTGCCGCCGGCGTGCACGCGGCTCAACAGCACCGACGCGCCCGGCGTCTCGGACAGCAGCAACACGCGCGCGACGTCGCCGAGCACCTCGGGCTGCTCCACGATCAACTGCACGGCGCTGTCGACCGAGGGGATGTCGCGCGTGCGCGGGTCGGCCACGTAGACGGTGGTCTCCGCTTCCATCTCGTAGCCGCGGCCGTCGACGCCGCGGAAGACCACGCGGTAACGACCGGTGCGTTCGGGTTCGAAATCGATGGTGGCGTGGCCGTCGTCGTCGGTGCGGATCGTGCGCTGCATCAGCGAGCGTTCGGTGCCGTCCTCGTCGCGACGGCGCAACTCCCACGTCCCCTCGTGGGCCACGCCGCGCTGCATGGCGTCGACGATTCGCAGGCGCACGGCGGCGCGATCGCCGGGCGCCACTACGGATCGTTCCGGCGCGAGCCGCGCGGTGAGTTCGGTGTGGCCGATCGTCACCGTTCCCGAGCCGCGCTCCTGCCGACGCGAGACGTCGGTCACCGTGGCCTCGATCCGGTAGCGCAGAGAACGATCGGTCGTGTCGTCGGGGTCGGTCGGCACGCGCAGCGTGGCGCGGCCTTCGTCGTCGAGAACCAGCCGTTCCTCGAGCACGGTCTCGCCCTGCGATCCACCCGGGGGCATGATCCGCAGACGCGAGGCCGACCCGGTGGGTTCGATCGGACGCCAGCGCGGCTGCGGCCACGGCCAGGGGATCTCGAACACAGGGCGCTTCGTCACGGTCACGCGCACGTCGCCGGCCACCGGCCCGCCGAACAGATAGGCAGCCTCGACGTCGACCTCGAGCGTGTCGCCGAGCACATAGCGACGCTCGCGGTCGAGCGCGACGTCGACGGTGAACTCGGGCAGTCGGACCTCGCCCACCTCGAACATCGCCGCGTCCGACCACTGCCCGTCGTCGGTGGCCACCACCTGCACGCGATGGTTGCCGAGCATCGCCGACGCCGGCACGCGGTGGTCGAGCTCGAACGATCCGTTGTCGTCGAGCGTCACGGTGCGTTCGAGCTGCACCTCGCCGTTCGGATCGACGATCGTCACCCGGGCGCGGTCGCCGGCGGGCACGTCGACCCGACGCGCACGCACCGCGAGCTCGCGCACGAAGCCCTGCAGATGCACGGTCTCGCCCGGCCGGTACAGCGGCCGATCGGTCCACAGGAGCGACCGGAAGCTCCGCGCCGGAGCCGTCCAGCCGCGGCCGTGCGGATAGCCGGCGAAGAGGATCGGATGTCCGCCGTGTTCGCCGTGGACGATCATCGCGCGCGCGTGGTCGCCCACCGACACGAAGGCCCGCCCGTCGTCGGCGGTGCGCACGCGTTCGCTTCGCCAGACCATGCGGCGCGCGTTGCCACCGCGTTCCCAGGACCCACGGGCGACGTCCAGCTCGACACCCGCCACCGGTTCGCCGCGGCTCATGTCCACCGCCCACAGCTCGCGGACCGTGTCGTCACGACCGGCCGGCCGGTAGGCACGATCGAGCACACCCAGCGCGCTCACGACGAAGGCCAGGCGTTCGGGCTCGGGTGCCCTGTCGCCGTCGAACACGCGGCCCCGCGCGACGAGCACGTAAACGCCGGGGTCGAGTGGATCGATCCACTGCGCTTCGGAACGTCGCTGGTGACGCTGCCGCCGCGCCGGCCCGTCCTCACGCGCCCTCTGCTCGACGGCGTCGTCGGTGCGGCGCGACCACACGACCTCGCCGGCGTCGGCGACGATCAGCTCGTGCAGCCGTGAAGCGCTTCCGAGTTCGGAGACCGGGCGCAGGTCGTCGTCGAGGTCGATCCGTCGCAGCTCGAGATCCCACCCCGCCAGGTTCCGCCAGTGGAGCCCGAGCCGGTGGTGCGAACCGGGACGGAACAGCTCGTTGCCGGTGAGTTCGATGGCCGGGCTGCGCAGTTCGGTCAGCCGCCGACGTGCCTCGCGTGCGACCAGTCCATCGGCCACGTCCACGGCGTCGACGGCGCGCTCGTAGTAGCCGACGGCGGCGACCAGATCACCCCGGCGCTGGGCCACACGGCCGGCCACGAGCGCAGCGTGGGCCCGTACCCAGGGGTCGTCGGTCCGGCGCAACAGATCGCGGGCCACGCGGGCCTCGAGGTCGCCCTCACCACCGATCGCCACCGCCCCCCCACGCAGATCCGGCGTGGGTCCCGACCGGATGCCGAGGAGACGCACCCCGAGGTCTTCGATCAGCGTGTCCGGAGCCGAGGCCGACACCAGATTCGACCAGATCCGCTCCAGCGTCGCGCGATGCGCAGTCGCCCCCCGGTGCGAAGGACGGGAACCAAGGAGCGCGCGGGCGAGATCGGCGTAGCCCGGGATCGCCGCCTCGATGTCGGTGCGACGCTCCCAGAAGTCCAGCACGGGCTCGATCGGTCCGGGCAGGGTCGCGGCGTCGCGTGAACGCACGAGCTCGGCGTAGGCGCGTGCGCCCCAGGCGTCCCTGGGTTCCAGGGCCAGGCGCTCGAGTTCCTGCCGTGCCTCGGTGCGGCGCTCGGCCGAGGGCTCCGCCTCGCGCTCCGCCTGACGCAGGGTGGCCGCGGCCCGCAACCAGCGGAACCGGCGCGGTTCGACGCCCTCGGGTGCCTGTTCCAGGCCCCGGAGCGCGTCGCGGGCCGCGCGATACTCGCCGTTACGGAAGTCCTCGACGGCGGCCTCGAAGACGACCGCGGGATCCTTCGAGCGGGCGTCGGCCTCCCGCGGCCCGGGCAGGAGTCCCGGATTCGTCGCCATGAACAGGACGCCACCGAGCAGGAGCCCGGCGACGAGCACGAACAGCGGGCGCGGACGCAACGACGGGTGGCGAACGGGGACCATGGTCGTTCCTTCTTCGGGTCGGAGGCTGTGGGCGTGGTCACCGGGATGTACGTCCGAACCCGGTGGTCCATTCCCGACCCGGCCCCGTTCCCACGACAGGGCCGCGTGCACCTGTTACCTTCTGCCGACGGTTCCGTCCCGTCCACGGGACGATTCCTCTCCATTCCACCCGGTTCTCCCGGAGCGATCGGTCCATCATGCGCTCGTCGATCCTCACCCTGCTCCTCGTCGCGCTGGCCACGGCCCCGGCCGCCCACGCTCAACAGAAGACCCTGGCCGACATGCCCGAGATCCCCTCGGGAGACATGAACTACCGGTCGTGGACCTACGTGGAGTACGCGGACGTCGGCGTTCCCGTCTTCGCGATGATTCCGGGCGATGGTCTCTCGGCCGAGGGCTTCCGCGAGCGGCCGAACGGAGAGCCCTCGTGGGGCCGCATGGCGCGCGCGCGCGGTTACAGCGCCTTCATGCTCGATCGCGTGGGCTGCGGAAAGGCCCCGGCGCCGCCCGATCGCGACTTCGGCCGGATCCTCGAAACGGGTCTCTTCGGCGTCTACCAGATCGGCTTCGCCACCAAGGCCGGCACGATGATCGCGCACGGCGACGCAGCCGGGATGGCCGTCCGGGCCCGCAGCTTCGATCCCTCGGTGGCCGCATCCATGGTGCTGATCGACCCGATCGGCCCGCAGGGCGCGCAACCCATGACCGATCTCACGCCCCACGAGGTGCTCGAACGACGGCGCGATCCGAACCACCCGTGGGTGACCTGGGGCTTCGGTCCCGAACACGGCGTGCTGCGCGAGGGATTGGACCTGACGCAGGCCGAGGCCGAGAGCCTCGTGGCGAACCACGAGGACGATCAGCCGGCGTACTGGGCCGGCCTCCTCACCGACATGGATTCCGACTACCGCGTGCGCGAACCCATGCACCTGGACGGCCTGCCGGTGCTGGTGATCCGGACACCCGCCGCCGACGAGGAACAGATCGAGCGCGAGGAGCACGTGGTGCGCTGGATGACCGAGCGCGGCATGCGCGTCGACCGGCTCGATCTGTCGTCGCACCCGACACTGGGGAACACCAGTGGTCTGCCCTGGGCCGGCGATCTGTCCGACGAGGTCTTCGAGGAGATCTGGACCTGGTACCACGACCTCGACGGCGTTCCCGTGCTCGCAGGACGGTGATCGTGTCCGACTGCGTCTTCGACATCGAAACCGCCCCTCTGCCCGACGCCGAGATCCCACCCGCCTTCGTCGACAAGCTGCGCGAGGAGTCCGACCCGGACGGCCCCGATGCCTGGCGCGAACGCCTGGGGCTGTACGCGCTGTCGGCCCGGGTGGTCGTGATCGGAATGCTGAACCCGGCGTCCGGTCGCGGTGTCCTGCTCCACGACGACGAGCACGGAGCGCTCGGTGACCTCGACCTGCCCGACGACACCCGCTTCGAGGTGATCGGTGGCGACGAAGCGGCGATCCTGACGCACTTCTGGGATCGGATCGTGCCCTTCCGCCGGGTGATCACCTACAACGGTCGGGGATTCGACGTACCCTTCCTCATGCAACGCTCCCTGGTGCGAGAGGTCCCGATCCGCGCCAATCTCATGCCACCGCGCTTCTTCCTCGACCGCAACCACCTGGATCTGCAGGACGTGCTGTCGATGTTCCGGGCCACGCGCCCCTTCGGCCTGTCGGCCTGGACCCAGGCGATCGGCGCCTCCAGCCCCAAGGACGGCTCGGTGGCCGGGGCCGAGGTGGGCGAGGCCTTCGCCGCCGGCCGCACCGGCGAGATCGTCGAGTACTGCGCACGCGACGTCGTCGCCACGGCCCGCCTGGCCGAGAAGACCGCGGAGCTGTGGGGCCCCATGCTCGGCCGATGACCCCGACCGCACCCGGAGAACCATGACCGAACCCGCATTCCAGGACCTCTACCCGGAACCCTACGCCCAGTGCTACGGTTGCGGCCGGCTGAACGAACAGGGCCTGCAGATCAAGAGCCGGTGGGAAGGCGACGTGTCGGTGTGCCACTACACGCCGCGCCCCGAGCACACCGCGGTCCCCGGCTACGTGTACGGAGGGCTGCTGGCGTCGCTGGTCGACTGCCACGCCACCGGCACCGCCGCGGCCGCGGCCACACACGCGCATGGCGATCCGTTGCGTGCCGACACCATCCGCCGCTTCGTCACGGCGCGCCTCGAGGTCGACTACCGCGCGCCCACGCCGCTGGGCGTGGAACTCGAACTGCGCGCCCGACCCGTCGAGGTGAAGGGCCGCAAGGTCGTCGTCGACATCGAACTGCTGGCCGAAGGAAGAGTCACCGTGACCGGCCATGCGATCTGTGTCGAGGCACCGTCGTCGCTGATCGACGA from Candidatus Krumholzibacteriia bacterium includes these protein-coding regions:
- a CDS encoding aminotransferase class I/II-fold pyridoxal phosphate-dependent enzyme, with the translated sequence MDESVETNDMHPDELRRHAHAVADWIADFVGRVEDLPVLAKVRPGEVSAQLPARAPEHGESMDTILADFDRLIVPATTHWNHPGFHAYFSNTGSGPGILAETLIATLNDNAMLWRTGPAATELELRTCSWVRDLLGIPERFEGHIEDTASTSTLVALAAARHRITDGAVREKGLAGRPPLRVYCSEEAHSSVERACIVLGLGVEGCRRVAVDDDFRLDPATLRAAIAEDRVHGVVPMAVVATTGTTSTTSVDPVAAIADVCAEEGLWLHVDAAYGGAMAASERFRWVLDGVDRADSLVVNPHKWLFVPMDCSVLLYRDASAFRAAFSLVPPYLMTPEDDVARNLMDYGVALGRRFRSLKLWFVLRWFGRDRIAALIEHHVDLAAVFAGWIDASEDWERLVPAPMSTVLYRHVPPAMAGDEDALRAHNTAIMDRLNEDGRSFVSHTVVQRGGDPRFALRMAVGNARTQRRHVEDLWERLQRIAGEVATTA
- a CDS encoding enoyl-CoA hydratase/isomerase family protein encodes the protein MQDLVRTEIRPPLARITIRGRRHLDGPLVDALHRAWDAVDTRDDLELVSFDNEGDDFLVGVDGRWVVERMEADDLAAIEDFVRNGQGFLRRLDSARPRTLARVRGFATGAGAEWIAACDAVVATPDARIGLPETGLGIHPALGGTQRLPRRIGFAAARWAILTGTYVSAAGARTLGLVDGLDDEDDRTAATASACRAARVARAPHRREGLDDALLRAFEHRTLPELCGGPRPDDPPDLQRALRRVARRAPVALRVADTLLHLSTETELEQGLQREVDELATVYATRDALAGMRASAAGRRATRFHGH
- a CDS encoding S9 family peptidase, whose protein sequence is MRNRFRASLTMALALGLTFAASNVQARGMTPFDVAKIQSVRSAAISPDGSHVAYTLSVPREPMVDDNGPNWVELHVYDVEAGESRPFVTGEVSVSSVSWTPDGSHVAFLSEREGDDNRSLYVISASGGEARKILEHDESIAEYAFNDDGTRVAFLAREGETEREEELEEQGFDMEFYEENIKNNQLYVVNVDLDDFRTDGDLDPRHIELEGHPDDLHYRPGHDHVLVSIAEDSRIDLHYMFRTYTLVDLVTGDIAGQIETEGKLGQAAFSPDGEHVAFIGAVDIHDPAEGQLMVARATGGEPTNLMPGVEGHVNGVAWRDDDTILYLLDSNVHTQVGEIAASGGEPNVLVDEGQPVLLSMSVTDDGEHMAFVGESPEHPGEVFVGRTAQDPERATVHNEWLSEIDLGDQTVHTWTARDGMELHGILIQPVDYQHGVVYPLVAVIHGGPEAHERNGWKTWYSRPGQYMAAQGYFVWYPNYRGSTGRGYDFTMTSQGDPGGKEFDDVVDGVNDLIELGMVEEGRVGITGGSYGGYASAWGATKLSEHFQASVMFVGISEQYSKFGTTDIPRESQLVHQNPRKVYTDWDFFLERSPIYHAKGSETPLLILHGKDDPRVHPTQSMIMYRYFEHMADAPVRLVWYPGEGHGNRKAAGKLDYSLRLQRWMNHFLLEDGEEKPSYELDYEELKEEMMGSSD